The nucleotide window AACCGCCGGATTTTTTGTATCCTGATCCACCGAACTTACCGCCTGCGTGCAAAATCGTAAACACGACCTGGGGAGTAGGAATCCCTGTTTTATGTATACCTGTCGGAATTCCCCTTCCGTTATCCTGAACCGTAATAGAACCGTCCTTATGCAGTGTGATATCGATTTTGGAGCAGAATTTGGCGAGATGTTCGTCGACAGCGTTGTCCACAATTTCCCATACCAAATGATGTAGACCTGAAGTGCTGGTGCTGCCGATGTACATCCCCGGCCGTTTCCGTACCGCTACCAACCCTTCAAGTACTTGAATGTCGTCCGCGTCGTAGCCTGAAGACCCCTGTCCTCCGCCTGTCGAACCTGCCGACATATCGATTTGCTCGACCATTCATGCTCCCCCTTCTTAACTTGCAACTAAAAAAATGCCTAAAATGCAAACAGATGTTTTCTTATCCTTGTCCATTTTAATTCAAGATATCCCGTTTCGTAAAGACAAGGAATGACACAATGAGTGAAGCAACGCCCCAAACACTAAGCACAATAAGGGAAAAACCTAAATTCATACCCTCGATTGGCGGTAATCCACCCGACAAATAATTCGGAAGTTCGAGGTTAACCATGAACAGATACTTCGCTGTCTGCCAGGATGCTGCCATGCTGGTCAAGATTGTTCCTGCAATCAGAGCGGCCATCATGATAACAATACTTGCAGCAGTACTGCGCACAAGCACAGATACCATAAACGCAAGCATAGCCACAATTACACTTACAAACCAGATCAGTCCTGCCTGCATAAGCATATACAGCCACTGGTCTACAGCATGTACTGCCGACATATCGACATCCGTTCCCACAACCTTGAATCCTGTGAAGATCGGCATGTTGAAGCCTTTGTAGCCAAAGACGGCACCCGATATGACATAACATATAATGTAGGCTGATACCACTATGATTGAAACAAACATAATCAGCGTAATTAATTTGCTCAGAAGCACTTTCCAGCGTCTAACCGGACGCGTTAAAAGCATTTTAATCGTACCTGTCGTACGTTCACCCGAAACAAGATCTGAAGCAATAGCCATGATTAACAGTGGAATAAACAATCCAACTGCATTGTTCATGAACTCCCGCGTAAAGGTAACACCACCCGGTTCTTTGGGATTGATGTCATTTTCGAGATAGTACTGCATCTGCTGGATATACACTGTTCTATATTTTTTATATTCTTCAGGTACCCGATCGCTACCGAGCGAGTTTTGATTGTCTGTGATGGCCTGTTGCAGTTCAAGCCGCCAATCGCCGCCGAACTTGTCCCGGTTATTCTCCGCAGATTTCATCTGGGCATACGTAAACATCGGTACGAGGATCGCAAGTACAATAAATATAATATAAAGCCGTTTTTTCTTCACCATCTTAATCGTTTCATTGCGAATCAGCGGCATGATATTATTCAATGGATTCACCTTCTGTCATTTTTAAGAATAGTTGTTCGAGCGTAGGCTGAATTCGCTGTACCCCTTCAACCTGTACACCAGCTTGAACCATCTGTTGCACCATATCAGGAATTCGATCTTCATGCATCTCGGCAACCACAGCGTTGGGACCAAGGCCCGCAACAATGGTATCATCCATCACATCCGCTGGTCGACCTACCAGAGCAATGCCTGCATCCTGCAACATCTTTTTGCCTTGCTCCAGTGGTGAAACGTGCCAGATAGCCAACTTGGAATGATCTTCAATCAGCTCACTAACACCTCCAACGGCAAGCACACGTCCAGCACTGATAATGGCTACTCTGTCACAGAGAAGCTGGATCTCACTTAACAGGTGACTGCTGACAAATACAGCCATACCTTCACTGGCAAGTTGTTTAATAAAGACCCGTAGTTCCTTAATGCCTTTCGGATCAAGGCCGTTCGTCGGTTCATCGAGAATAAGCAGACGTGGACGCCCAAGCAACGCTTGCGCAATACCTAGCCGTTGACGCATCCCCAGTGAGTATGTTCTGACTTTATCATGAATGCGCTGATCCAATCGTACAATATCCACGACTTCCTGAATCCGCTCGTTGTCCACACCTGGTTGCATGCGTGCAAAATGCTCCAGGTTCTCCCACCCGGTCAGATATGTATATACCTCCGGATTCTCAACAATGGAGCCTACATACTTCAAAGCACGTTCAGGGTCCCGATTCACATCATAACCACAGACTTTGATTTTTCCTTCTGTCGGTTTGATCAGATCGACCAGCATCCGTATGGTCGTTGTTTTTCCGGCACCGTTGGGACCGAGAAATCCGAAGATTTCACCAGGTTTTACGTCAAATGTAACGTCCTTAATGATCCATTTGCGTCCGATCCGCTTCTTCAGATTTTGTACGGACAGGACGGAATCATACTGCTGCTCTGCCATTTAATTTCCGCTCCCTTCTGCCGGTGTATCCGCCTGGAATTCCTGTGCAATCCGAACTGCAATTTGCTCATAACCTTGTCCGTTGGGATGGAAATGATCTGACGAGAGATACTCCCCCAGATGGTTTTCAAATAAATCGAATGTAGGGACCAGTGTCATCTTGTCCTCATTGTTCAAAATAGCCAGTGCAGCATCGTTCCATGCAGCAACAACCGCATTACCTGGCTCCTCCAGTTCCTTCACATCACCAAACGGATTGTACAACCCTATGTACGCAATCTGTGCATCGGGATTGATTTCTTTTACTTTCTTCAATATCTCCTGAAGGCGTTTCGATGTTTCAGGCAAAGCCGCTGCCAATTGCTCTGCAGTTGGCGGATCTTCCCCCTGCAAAACCTGTCCGCCTTGGAACAGATCATTCGCGCCGATCGAGAGCAAAATAAAATTGGACTGTTGCAGGACGTAACGCACACCTTGCTCATCCAGTTTTGTCAACAAAGCATCAGTTCTCAAACCATTAACACCCAGATTATTAAGAACCTGAACGTCATATCCTTTATCTTTGAGCAGGTTCCCTGCACGTCTCACAAAGCCAAGTCCTTCATCATCCCCTGTACCTCTTGCCAGAGAATCGCCGATGACGGCCATCCGTATCTTGCCATCTTCCACGACCGCTGGTTCTCCCAAATCCTTAGGTGGTGCAGTTGTCTCTTGGCCTGTAGTTAACGCAGAATCTCCCTCGGGGAAAATCACGTCTTTGATGGCATATCCAAATCCAAATAACAACAACAAGGTTGCCAAGATGGATACTGTACTGACAGTTCTCCAGATCCATGGTGCTGAATCAAGGCTTTTTTTCTTTTTCATCATCACATCTCCGCTCATGTACACCAGTCCGGGTGCTTTATAATTTATAATGACTTTACATTAAGGCGTGTCTGAAAATCCGCTTCCTTCGGAGTTTTCAGACACGCCCTGATGATGCTATTCCTAAATAACATAAATGTTCTGTCGTTAATTTGCAAATTTTGGCGCTACATTCGCAGAATTCATTTTCCATATGTAATTTTAAGGAAAAAAGGTTATGCCACACACAGATTTCAACTGTGCTGGCATAACCTTGTGATAAACAAATTTTTAATTACTTCATTAAATTCAGTGTTCAAAAAGTTCGGTTTTCAGTACCGAGAAGATGGGATAAAGCTAGAAATGGAGTAGCGGAGCGTAGGGAAATCTACGTGAGCAACGGACATTTCGGCTGAATCCCATATTCGATGCTGATGATGCCATCAGGCATCATTCGTAATCAAAAGCGGACTTTTTAAACAACCTCTAAAATTCTTATTTACCGATAAACTCTTGAGCCCAATACCCGTTGTAGAAACCTACACCGATATGCGTAAAGTTTTTGCTCAAGATATTGGCACGGTGCCCTTCACTATTCATCCAGGCTGTTACAACTTCCTGAGGTGTTTTTTGTCCTTTGGCAATGTTCTCGCCTGCATAGCTATACGTTACTCCGAATTGCTTCATCATATCAAACGGAGAACCATACGTTGGTGACTGGTGATCAAAATAGTTATTGTTGCTCATATCTTTTACTTTGGCTACAGCTACTTTGTCCAGAAGGGCATCAGAAGACAAAGCGCTCAGACCTGCTTTGGCACGCTCAGCGTTCACAAGTTTTACAACTTGAGTAGCAAAGTCTGATTGTGTGCTTTCGCTACCATTATTACTTGTATTGTTACCTGTGCTACCCGTGTTCGAAGGATCTTTAGCCGGTGTAGTTGCCGGTTTTTCTTCTTGAGTTGGTTGAGCAGGTTTTGTCGGTTGCTCCGGCTTAGTTGTTGGCTCAGCTGGTTTGGTTGTTGGCTGAGTTGGTTTTGTTGTCGGTTCAGCAGGTTTAGTGGTTTGATCAGGCTGTGTAGCTGGCTTCTCTACAATTTGCCCTTCGGATACTGTGTATCCGTTTTGTTTGAGCCATTGCTCAATGTATGCTTTCAGGCTGTCTGTACTTGTAATCTTGTACGTTGCGGTAGTTTTATATGTTGAATCTGCAGCAGACGCGGAGGCAGGGAGCATAACCCCTACGGCCAATACGGCTGTCAGACTGCTCGTCACGACGGTTTTCATCCATTTCTTTTTCAAATTCATTCATCTCCTTAAGATTAGTTATTACAACTTTGTAATTAATACTCTAGCAGTATATCAATTCATAAAGAGAATGTGAACCCATAAATTATGGAAAAGTAACTTTTTTGTCATTTTTAGAGCGTTTCAAACACGCCCTGATGGCTTATCCTTCATGCCTCTATCCCTGTCTGCAAAAGCATAAAAAAAAGACATTCGGACTAAAAATGCTAGTCGAATGCCACTTCACCATCTATTTATCATTCACGACACCAGAAGGTGCAGATCAGGATATAATGAGAATTTTCATGCTATAAAAGAACCTTTTTATACTACAGAAGAACTTTACTGAACCGATAACCTCTCTTCTGAAAACCAATGTGCTCATAAAAAGAGTACGTTGTTGAAGTCACTTCACGGTTCGCACCCGTGACAAACAGTTGTTTACCACCTTGCTGTCTGCCCCAATCTTCAGCACGAGCCATCAGACGACGGCCAATTCCACCACCACGATGTTCCTGACCTACGATTAGAGAAGTGATTTGTGCGGCAGGTTCTGGATAGGCATGATTTTGCACACATTGCAAGCCAATCACACCAATAATTTGTTCATCCACTTCGGCAACAAGCATGCACGCATTTGGATTGGTTTCCAAACATTCAATGCGTTCTTTCATGACATTGGCTGTTGTCGGATAGCTGACCTCTCGCATCAGTCCCGTTACCGCTTCAGCATCTCGCAGCTCACACTCTCGGATCATCAGTACAGGGGCCTCAACATTATTGGACATGATTTACCTCCACTTTCAGCATATTAGCGGCTTGCACCGCTGTTTTACGAGCTTCTTCCACATCTTGGCCAGCACTTAGGGCTACAGCCATTCGGCGTCCTACTTTGGTCTCAGGTTTGCCAAATACACGAATCTGAGTACGAGGAAGAGCCAGTGCTTCTTCAATCCCGCCTACAGTAAAGTCAGATGTTTCATCATTAGCCTTCAGCGTTGCTGAAGCTCCCGGTGTCAACAGATGTACACCTGTGACCGGAAAACCAAGAATTGCACGTACATGCAGCGCAAACTCGGAACTGTCTTGCGTCACCATTGTAACCATGCCTGTGTCATGTGGACGAGGAGATACCTCGCTAAACACAACACCATCCAGAGTCAGGAATAATTCCACTCCAAACAGTCCATAACCGCCAAGTTCATCCGTAACGGATTTGGCAATATGACAAGCCTGCTCCCATTGTTCAGGAGTCATTGCATGAGGTTGCCAGGATTCGACATAATCCCCATCCTTCTGAATATGGCCGATCGGAGGACAGAATACGGTGCCTGATACAGACCTAACAGTAAGTAATGTAATCTCACTGTCAAATTGCACAAAGCTCTCCACGATAACACGGACGGATTTGCCACGAGCTCCCGAAAGAGCAATGTTCCAGCAATCCTCAACGTCGCCCGGTGTACGGCATACACTCTGCCCTTTGCCGGAAGAACTCATCAATGGTTTAATGACACAAGGTGTGCCAAGCTCACGTACGGATTCCTGAAGTTGTTCCAGGTTGTCCGCAAAAAGGTAGTCAGCTGTCGGAAGTTTCAATTGTTCGGCTGCAAGCCGACGGATGCCTTCGCGATCCATCGTTAAACGTGCAGCTCGGGCAGTAGGTACTACACAAAATCCCTCTTCCTCAAGCTCCAGTAAAGCTTCTGTTGCAATAGCTTCAATCTCAGGTACGATGTAATGAGGTTTTTCTTTACGGATCAATTGTTTCAAAGCTTCGGCATCCAGCATGTCGATGCAGTAAGACCGGTGCGCGACCTGCATCGCAGGTGCGTTCTCATAACGATCAACAGCGATCGTCTCTACTCCCAGTCGTTGGGCCTCAATAACGACCTCTTTTCCCAATTCTCCACTGCCTAGTAGCAGCATTTTTTTGGCTTGAGCCGTAAAAGGAGCACCCCACATGTTCTTTCCAATCCTCCCAAAGAGAAATCTTCTATATCTGTCTCTCTATTTTCGGGGTTTTGGTTAAAGATTGCAAGAGTGCACCCTATTTTTCTTGTGAATTTTACAAGATTTTTTGTGTTTTTTCGATCAAATTTTACAATTACCGCTCACAGATTCGATACTCCTTCCATTCCTCCCATAATTAAGGAAATGTTAAAACAGCAGACGCTAATACTCCAGTGAATCGGAATACGCTAACAAATCCCAAGTTTAATGACTTGGGATTTGTCGATTTTTTTCTCTGAAGATTTCATTATGGGAAGAAACATAAGCCATCTTGGGTGCGTCGGGCGTCATATATTGTTTGGCACTATTGACTGCCACGATCGCATCATTGAAGGCTCCTGCAATGAGTCTAACTTTGCTTTCGTGCGTCGCACAGTCCCCTGCTGCAAAAACACCAGGGAGACTCGTCTGTGCATGGTGGCTCATTAGAACCATTCCATCGTTCATTTCTAAGCCACAACTGGCAAGATCACTTAGATTGCTTTTATATCCGTGACTAATGACGACTTCATCCACTTCTAACACTACATTGTCCTGACTTTCCATATGCGTAATCACAACCTTCTCGATTCGCTTACCATTGTTATGAAGTTGCGTGATGCTATATGGCGTTCTCACATCCGTTATGTTGTTCATCTCGCTGACATTCCGTTCCATTGCACGAAACTCAGTATTCC belongs to Paenibacillus sp. FSL H8-0079 and includes:
- a CDS encoding ABC transporter permease, with product MNNIMPLIRNETIKMVKKKRLYIIFIVLAILVPMFTYAQMKSAENNRDKFGGDWRLELQQAITDNQNSLGSDRVPEEYKKYRTVYIQQMQYYLENDINPKEPGGVTFTREFMNNAVGLFIPLLIMAIASDLVSGERTTGTIKMLLTRPVRRWKVLLSKLITLIMFVSIIVVSAYIICYVISGAVFGYKGFNMPIFTGFKVVGTDVDMSAVHAVDQWLYMLMQAGLIWFVSVIVAMLAFMVSVLVRSTAASIVIMMAALIAGTILTSMAASWQTAKYLFMVNLELPNYLSGGLPPIEGMNLGFSLIVLSVWGVASLIVSFLVFTKRDILN
- a CDS encoding ABC transporter ATP-binding protein, with protein sequence MAEQQYDSVLSVQNLKKRIGRKWIIKDVTFDVKPGEIFGFLGPNGAGKTTTIRMLVDLIKPTEGKIKVCGYDVNRDPERALKYVGSIVENPEVYTYLTGWENLEHFARMQPGVDNERIQEVVDIVRLDQRIHDKVRTYSLGMRQRLGIAQALLGRPRLLILDEPTNGLDPKGIKELRVFIKQLASEGMAVFVSSHLLSEIQLLCDRVAIISAGRVLAVGGVSELIEDHSKLAIWHVSPLEQGKKMLQDAGIALVGRPADVMDDTIVAGLGPNAVVAEMHEDRIPDMVQQMVQAGVQVEGVQRIQPTLEQLFLKMTEGESIE
- a CDS encoding GDSL-type esterase/lipase family protein, with product MKKKKSLDSAPWIWRTVSTVSILATLLLLFGFGYAIKDVIFPEGDSALTTGQETTAPPKDLGEPAVVEDGKIRMAVIGDSLARGTGDDEGLGFVRRAGNLLKDKGYDVQVLNNLGVNGLRTDALLTKLDEQGVRYVLQQSNFILLSIGANDLFQGGQVLQGEDPPTAEQLAAALPETSKRLQEILKKVKEINPDAQIAYIGLYNPFGDVKELEEPGNAVVAAWNDAALAILNNEDKMTLVPTFDLFENHLGEYLSSDHFHPNGQGYEQIAVRIAQEFQADTPAEGSGN
- a CDS encoding CAP domain-containing protein; its protein translation is MKKKWMKTVVTSSLTAVLAVGVMLPASASAADSTYKTTATYKITSTDSLKAYIEQWLKQNGYTVSEGQIVEKPATQPDQTTKPAEPTTKPTQPTTKPAEPTTKPEQPTKPAQPTQEEKPATTPAKDPSNTGSTGNNTSNNGSESTQSDFATQVVKLVNAERAKAGLSALSSDALLDKVAVAKVKDMSNNNYFDHQSPTYGSPFDMMKQFGVTYSYAGENIAKGQKTPQEVVTAWMNSEGHRANILSKNFTHIGVGFYNGYWAQEFIGK
- a CDS encoding GNAT family N-acetyltransferase yields the protein MSNNVEAPVLMIRECELRDAEAVTGLMREVSYPTTANVMKERIECLETNPNACMLVAEVDEQIIGVIGLQCVQNHAYPEPAAQITSLIVGQEHRGGGIGRRLMARAEDWGRQQGGKQLFVTGANREVTSTTYSFYEHIGFQKRGYRFSKVLL
- the purT gene encoding formate-dependent phosphoribosylglycinamide formyltransferase; protein product: MWGAPFTAQAKKMLLLGSGELGKEVVIEAQRLGVETIAVDRYENAPAMQVAHRSYCIDMLDAEALKQLIRKEKPHYIVPEIEAIATEALLELEEEGFCVVPTARAARLTMDREGIRRLAAEQLKLPTADYLFADNLEQLQESVRELGTPCVIKPLMSSSGKGQSVCRTPGDVEDCWNIALSGARGKSVRVIVESFVQFDSEITLLTVRSVSGTVFCPPIGHIQKDGDYVESWQPHAMTPEQWEQACHIAKSVTDELGGYGLFGVELFLTLDGVVFSEVSPRPHDTGMVTMVTQDSSEFALHVRAILGFPVTGVHLLTPGASATLKANDETSDFTVGGIEEALALPRTQIRVFGKPETKVGRRMAVALSAGQDVEEARKTAVQAANMLKVEVNHVQ